GGCGGGGCTGATCGATGCGCGTCCGACCGCCAAGCTATCGCGACGAAGCCGGCGACCTGCCGCTGACGCCACTCATCGACGTCGTGTTCCTGCTGCTGATCTACTTCATGGTGACGGCGACCATCACGCCGCCCGAGAGCCGCGTGGCGTCGACGCTGCAGGGCGAGCGCGGGGCGGGGCAGGCCCGGGACCTGAAGCCGCAGATCCTGACGGTCGACCTCACCGATGGCGTGGTGACGTATCGCATGGGCTCGCGGGTATTCGCCGACCGCGATGCACTCGCAGCCGCGCTGGAACAACTCCCGAAGGAGGGAGGCTTGTTCGTACGGGTGACCGATCGCGCGCCGTGGTCGGCCGTTGCGGGCGTCATGCAGGACGCCCTGGACGCAGGCTTCGTGAAGAGGACGTATGTACCGGCCGACTAGGACCGCCATGCTCGCGTGCTCGCTGCTGGCGTTCGCCGGCGGGGCAACGCATGCGCAGGACGAACAGCGGTTCGAGGCCTATCTCGAGCAATACGAGCTCCGCGAGGTCGAGGCGGCCGACCTCCGCCACCGCTTCGAGAACGGCCCGGTCGACGAACGCCGGGACATCGCCAAGCGGCTCGCCGAGCTCTACGTCGAGCTGCTAGGCCTGGCGACCAATGCCGACGAGCGTCAGCGCATCGAGCAACTCGGCCAGCGTCTCACGCGGCAGTTGCCCGAGGAAGATGCCGGGGACCTGCGGCTCGCGCTCGTTCGCGCGCGGTACCAGTGGGCCAAGGAGGTCGCCGAACGGGCCCGGCTGAACCTGGTGCCCGCCGAGGATCTCGAGGAAGCCGAACGCACGCTACGTTCGCTCGCGCCCGAGCTTTCGTCGGTCGCGCAGACGGCGTCGGAGGCCGCGTACCGGCTCGATCGCCGCCGCACCGCCGTCGGGCTCGATGAGCAGGAGCAAGAAGCCTTCGAGGCCGCCGCCCGCGTGCGCTCGACGGCGCACTATCTCTTGGGCTGGACGCGGTACAACCTGGCCGTCATGACCGGTGGCGAGCGGTTCGCGATGGATGCCCTCAAGGACCTCGGCGTCTTGCTCGGGGCCGAAGAGAACCGGGCGGCGAGCGTGGAACGGGCCGACGAGCGGCTGATGCGCTTCGATCACGTGGCCGACGCCGCGATCGCCGCCGCGTTCTGCGAGTCGCTGCTGGGCAACGCCGACACCGCGCTGCGGTGGATCGACAAGATCGAGTCGGCGTCCACGCTGTCCGAGGGCATCCGTGAGCGCCTATTCGTCTGCCGGCTGCTCGTGCTGGGCGAGGCCGGCCGGTGGCGCGACCTTGCGTACCACAGCGACCGCATGCGTCGCTCTCGCCGCGCCGACGGCGAGCCCGGGCTCGAGCCGCTCGAAGCGCAGCTCCTGGCCAACGTCTCGTGGGAGGCGCTCACGCGCCAACGGCTGACGCCGCGTGATCGGTCGGTGCTCGAAGAGATCGCCCACGCCGCCATCCAGGACCTCGTGCGGCAGGACCAGGTCGCCGTGCTGCGGTCGCTCGTCGAGCAGTTCGGCACGTCATCGCTGGAGGGCGAGGGCTTCATCTTCGCGTTCGTGCGGGGGCAGAACGCGTACGAACGCGCGACCGACGCGTACGAAGCAGCCGGCTACGCCGACGGTGAGACCGCCACCGACGATACGGTCGCGAACCTCTACGCCGCGGCCGTACGCGCCCTCGACGCGGCACTCCAGGCCGATGATGCAGGCCGCTTTCCCGAAGAACGTGCCCAGGCCATGCAGCTCGCGGCGATGTCGGCGTACATGGGCGGGGCGATGCTCGACGCGGCGGATCGCTTCGAGCGCGCCCACGGGGCCGCCGCCGACACGGAGCAATCCGAGCGCGCCCTCTGGCACGCGATCGTCGCGCTCGACGCGGCCATCCGGGCGGGTGACGACGGGGTGGTGGCGCGGCGGGATCGGCTCGTCACGCTCTACCTCCAGAGCTTCCCGGGCACGGAGCGCGCCGCGCGGCTGCTCGTCGCACGGGCCGGCGCCGCGTCGGCCGACGACCCAAAGGCCATCGAGATCCTGCTCAACGTCGAGGCCGACTCGCCGCTCTACGAAGCCGCCCGACGGCGGGCCGAGCGACTGTTGTACGCCAAGCTGCGAGGGCTCAGCGGCGACGCACGGTCCGCGGCGGCGCTGCGTTACTTGACCATCGCCGACGAGCTCTTGCAGCTTGATCGCCGCCGCGCCGCGACGGGCGACGTCGACTCGGCGAAGCTGGCCTCCGATCGCGCGCTTGCGCTGGCTCGCGCGATGCTCCAGGTTATCCTCGGCTCGCCCGTGCCCGACGTCGAGCGGGCCGAGTCGCTGCTCGAGACGGTGCAGGAGCTGCGGCTGCGTGTCGGGTCGGCGCCGCAATCGATCGAGTCGGAGATCGCCTTCCGCCGGTTGCAGCTCGCGCTGGCCAAGGACGACGCCGACGAGGCTCGACGCATCGCGCGCACGTTCGATGAACAAGACGGCGTGTTCGACACGCTGGCCGACCGAGCCATGTACGCCTGGGCCGCCGAGCGATTCCGCGACACGCCCGAGCACACGGGGCACGCCCGGCAGGTCGTTGAATTCGGGCGTCCGGTCATCGTCGAGCTCGGCAGCGACGACGCCACGCTGGCCACGCCCCAGGCCTTCGGCGTGCACACGACGGTCGCGCGGGCCGCGTGGACGCTTTGGCGCACGTCCGGCGACGACGCGCAGCGCCGCGAGATGCTCGATCTCGTCGTGGCGATCGACGGCCGGCTCAAGGCCGCCGACGTCGCCGACGCGTTCTCGCTGACACGGTTCGCCTACGCCAGCGAGTTGTCCGGTCGTCCCGGCGACGCACTCGATGCCTGGCGACGGCTGCTCGCCGGGGCGCCCGAGGGCTCGGCCGGGGCGCTCCGCGCCCGGTACGAGTCGGCCCGGTTGCTGGGCGCCAGCGACGCGCCGCGCGCCATCGATGCGCTGCGCCAGCACCTGCTGCTGTATCCGGGCACGCCCGAGCCCTGGGCCTCGCGCCTCAGCGAACTCCTCGAAGCGCTCGAAGGCGGCCGCGATCTTCCCGGTCCCGCGTTGGAGGATGCGCCATGACCGCGCCTCCCCCGCCGCCACCGAGGCCCCAGCCCACACCGCGCGAGGCGGCCATCGCCGGCATCCTGGGGCTCGACCCCGAGACCGACTCGGCCGGGCTGCTGGGCGTCGACCCCGAGCGCACTGATGACGGTGAGATCGTCGCCGCGCTCAACGAGCGGCTGGCCCGCGTGAATGCGCATCGCTACGGCGGCACGCCCCTGGGCGACGAGGCCCGGCTCGCGCTCCACGCCGCGGCGGCGCAGCTCCTGGGCAACCGGCGTCGCGGCGGTGGGTTCGCCATCGCAGAAGACTCGCGGGCCGATCTGCCCGCACGATGGGATCGACCGAAGCAACTCCCGCCGGCCCACCTCGCCTTGCAGCAGGACGCCGTGCTCGCGCTGGGCGCGCACGGTGGCTGGAACGCCACCACCATGCGCCACCTCTCCATGCTGGCACATGCCCGCGGGCTGACCGGAGACGACCTGGCCGTCGCGCTCTCGCGCCTTGCTCGGCAGAGCGGACCTGCATTCACGAACTCGACCAACGGCGCGAGCGGGGGCGATGACGGCGTCACCGACCCGGGCCGCTTCACGCCCGCCGACGCCGGCCCGTCGCACGCCGAGAGCAACGACCTGGCGCTGCTTGGCGCCATGGCCGTAGCCGTCGTGCTGACGCTGATGGCCGCCGCGGCGGTGCTCATCGCCATCCCCGTCATGCGGACCACGGGCCAGGCGGCGCAGCAGGCCGCCCAGGCCGAGGCCCAGGCGGGCGCGGTAACGGCGGAGGGCGCGTCGCCCGAGGGCCCGACGGCCGAGCAGCGGGCCCGCGCCGTTGCCGAAGCCGAGCGCCAGGCCGAGGCCGAGAGAGCCGAAGCGGCCGCGACGCCCGACACGCGGATCGACACGATCGTGACCGACCTGCGGCTGGCCGCCGAGCGGCGGCGGAAGGGCGAGGCCTCGGCCCAGCCGGTGTTCGAGCGGGCGGTCGTCACGCTGGCCAACAACTGGCCGCGCGTCCGGCCCGACCAGCGGCAGGCCGCGCTCGGGCTGGTCATCGACCACCTGTACGTCGTGCGTGACGACGACTTGGCCACCCGGCGGGTCGTCGCGTTCCTGGCCGGCCCGCTCTCGGAAGAGGGAGCGCCGACGCTGGCCGCCCGCGCCTGGCAGGTCGGCGCCATCGTCCGGCTCAACAAGGAGCAGGACCTGCCCACCGCCGCGGTCGAGGGCCTGCGCGGCTTCCTGCTGACCGAAGCACCCATCGAGGCCCGGGCCGTGGGCGACTTCTCGGCGGGCGTGACGGTGTCGCTGCGGGCCGAGCTCGCGGCGCTGGTCGGCGCCGAGGGCTTCAACGCCGACCCCGACGCGTGGACGGCATGGCTCGAAGCGGTCGAAGGACTCGTCGCCAGCGAGCCGCAGCTCGGCCACCGCCTCCTGCTAGCGGGACTCGAGGCCATCCTGATGCGCGGCCCCGAGCCGACCGACGAGCGCGTGTTCCAGATCGTCCGCCGGTTCGTCGTCGCGCTGCCCTGGCGGCCCGAGGACGAGTCGCGCTCGCGTCTGCTGGCGTGGTTCGACGACCCGGCCGTCACCATCGCCGACCTACACGCCGTGACCAACGTGCTCGCGACGGCCTCCGGCGCGCCGGGCGTCGACCCGACCATGGTGCTGCCCGTGCTGGCAAGCTCGGCCCAGCGCTCGCAGGTTCGCGACCGCTTCGCGGCAGCGTGGAACGTGCAATCCGCCATGGCGCACGGCGAGGTCACCAGCCGCTGGCTGAACGAGGCCCGTCGACACCTAGAGTCGCAGCCCGAGAACACGCAGGTCGCCCACGCCGTCGACGCGGCCGTCTCGGCCAGGCTGAACACCGCGGCCGAGCTGCTCTGGCAGGGCCTGGCCAACGAGGCCGACGTCGTGCTGCTGAACCTGCGCGACGGCCTCAACGCCAAGGCGACGCCAACCACGGCCGGCACGCGCTCGATCTACATGGCAAGCCACAGCGACCCGAGCCCGTGGGCGTTGCGGTACCTCGAGCAACGCCGCCCGGAGTTGCAGGCCGACCTTCTCGACGAGTTGATGCGGAGCGGCCCGCAACATGCCGTCGACGCCGAGATCGTCACGCTCGCCTTCCTCCGCGGTTCGACCGCCACCGTCCGTGAGAAGGCCAGCGCCATCCTGACCGGTCATGCGAGCAAGCCGGTCGTCATCGCCGCCGTGCTCGAGGCCTTCCCGCTGCCGGGCGGAGACGTGCGCCGGCGCCAGCTCGTCGAGATGGTCACCGGCGTGCGCCTGCCGGCGGGCGAATCCTGGGAGCGGGTCGCCCGCCGCACGCTGGTCGAGCGCCTGCTCCAGTTGCTGGCGGCCGAGGGCGAACTGGCCCGGATCGATCGGGCCGCCGACGCCATCGCCCAGGCCTACACGCAGAGCCTCTCCATCGCTTCAACAACGTCGGCGCAGGCCGACAACCCACCCGAGCTCTCCGCCGAGCTGATGTGGAACCGCGCCCGCCAGCGCGCCGACCGCGTCGTCCCGCCGGCGATCTGGCCGCTGAGCCCGGGCGAGGTCGATCGGCGTCTGGCGGGGCGAACGCGGCTGGCCCAGGGGCGCGTGCAGTGGTTCGCGGCGTACCAGTCGGCCCTGGTGGAGATTGCGCTGTACAACGCGGCCGCGGAGCGCCCGTCGTTGGCGATGCGTCTGGCCGACGTACTGGCCAAGCTGCAGGAAGACCGCCGCGATGCGCGCGGCGTGCTCCAGCAGGTCTCGATCGTCGAGCGTGCCCGCCTCGAAGCGTGGCGACTGAAGCTGGCAGATGCTGCGAGCGGAGGGACGCAATGAGACTCACCTGGATCTTGGCAACCATGCTCATCATCGCGTGCGCCGCCCACGCACAGTTCGCGCCGCCCGCCGGCCAGCCCGAGGAGCCGGCCGAGACGCCGACGCCCGAGCCAGAGGGTGAACCAGAAGCGCAGCCCACGCCGATGCGCACCGCCATGCAGCGCGTCCATCGCTTGGAGGAGCGCCTGCGTGCGCTCGACGCCAGCGAGGCCCTCGCGTACCTGGAACTCGCCGAAGAAGTCAGCTCCGAGACTGGCTCACCGGAAGACCGCGACCTGGCGCGCCACCTGTACTCGGTGGCGTACGACCTCGAACGGCGGACCCGCGGCCGGCCCGAGGTCATGGCCGGCGCGTGCCTGGGCCTCGCGTCGCTCGAGGCGTCCGACGAGGGATCGGCCTGGCTCTACGCCGTCGCTGGGCTGGTCGACCCCAGGGCCACGCGCGGCGCGGGCGCCGGCATCACGGGCCTGATGGTCTCGCCCGACGTGGCGCTCGCGGCCGCCAATGCGTTGGGCCTGGCTCGCTCGGGGGAGGGACGCCGGGCCGGGCGGATGTACGAGGACGAGGCCGTGCGAGAGGTCTTCGATCGGTACGGACGGCTGCTCGGCGGTCGCGGCGGGCTCAGCGGCGTGAGCCGGTTCGAGCGTGCCTTACGAGACTGGCCCGACCTCGAGTGCGGCGGGTCGCGCGTCATCACGCGCCGGGGCGAGGACGGCATCGAGACGCTCATCTGCCCGACGTGCCGCGGCAATCCCGGCCCGCCCATGAGCGAGGAGGAGTTCCTCAACCAGCTCCGCTTCGAGAGCCGGCTGCTTCGGGGCATCCACCAGAGCTGGGGCGCCCAGATCGCCGCCGACGGCGGGGCGCCGCTGCTCGACCCGGACCCCGACCGCGTGCCCGAATTGCTCGCCGCGCGATACGGCATCCTGGTCGAGCGGACGCTGTGGCGCGACGGGCAATGGATCGAGCCGCCTTCGGCGACCGCAGCGCCCGCGAGCGACGAACCGGCGGAAGACCCGGCCCCGCAGCCGTAGACTGGCCCCTGCACCAAGGAGCCGCCGCATGTCCGAATCGCCCCAGGCCGCCGAAGCCGCTAAGCCCGACGCCGCCGAGACCGAGTCGCCGTTCAAGCCCGAGATCGTGTTCGAGGACTTCGCCCGCGTCGACCTACGGGTGGCGAAGATCCTGGAAGCCGTCGACCACCCCAAGGCCGACCGGCTGCTGAAGCTCACGCTCGACGACGGCAGCGGGACGCCCCGCCAGATCTGCGCGGGCATCAAGGGCCACTACGACCCGGCCGACCTGGTCGGCAAGAGCATCGTCGTCGTCGCCAACCTCGCGCCGCGCCAGCTTCGCGGCGAGGAGAGCCGCGGCATGCTGCTGGCTGGCAGCGACGCGGCCAAGGGCCAGGAAGAGCGCACGGTGGTGCTGCTCAGCCCGATGGCCGACCTGCCGCCCGGCTCGATCGTGAGCTAGAACGAATCAACGGGTCAGCGTGGGCGGCGACGCTCTCGGCCTGCTTCACGCCGCTCTTGCGGATCGCGCTGGTTCGTGGCGCGGTCGAGCATCGCCTGCACCTCAGCCTCGATGCGCTGCGACCGCTCGGCCTGCTCGCGCTCGAGCTTCTCGCGCGCGCCGCGGAGGCGTTCGCTCGTTCGTTCGAGCCACTTGGCACGGGCCGCGAGCTGGGCGTCGAACTGCGTTGCGACCAACTCGGTCAGGTCGCGGCGGAGGTCGCGGAGCTTCTCTGCCGTCAGCGTGCCGGCCTGGGCTTCGGCCCGCACCTTGCCCAGGACGTCGGCGATGCGCATGCCGTTCCGCAGGCGCACCAGCGCGGGCTCGAATTCCTCGGAGCCCTGCTCGCGCAGCTCGATCAGGCGTTCGACCTCGCGTCGCAATCGCAACACGGCGCGGCGGGCCTCTTCGGAGTCTCCCTCGGCCCGCAGTCGCTCGGCGAGCTCCGGCGCATGACGCTCGAAGAACGCCATGACGCGGTTGCGCACGAGGACGTAGTCCTGCGGATCGGCGTCACCGGCTCGGGGCGGTTCGGCGTCCCGGAGCCTCCGCTGGCCCGGTCGCTCGGGTCCGCGGGTCATCTCGCCAAGTACGCCCATCTCGCCGCGTTCACGGAGGTCGGCGAGGATCGCCATCGCCGACTCGCCGGCCGCGAGCCGCCGCTTGATCTCCTGCAGGCGGGCCTGCTGGCGCTCGGTCTGTTCGAGGCGGCGTTCGACCAGTGCCTCGAGCCGACCCGACTCGGCCTGCGCGCGATCGTCGCCCGACGCGGCCTGCTGTTGCTCTTGCGGTTGCGTTTGTGCAATGGCGCCCGGGCCCGAGATCGCCAGGCAGACGCCCGCCGAGAGCAAGCTCGCCAGCGTCGCAGTTCGCCTTGCCATCAGCCTGCCCCCATCTCGCCGTCCAGCGGCCACGACTCCACGGTCGGCTCCCACGCATCGTCGAGCGACTCGGCGTCTTCGGCCAGCGTCTCGGTCCAGGCCACGTCGGCGAAGAGGTCCGCGTACTCGAGCGCGGCGTCGACGTGCTCGTCGAGGGCGACGGTGCTCACGACGTTCGGCTGATCGGTCGGCGTCGTCGCCGGAGACATCCACGACGCACCCGCCCAGGCGAGCAGGCCGACGGCGGCCGCGGCCGCGATCGGCGCCATCCATCTCACCGGGCCGATCCTGGCCAACACGCCGGTCCGCCGCGAACGACCGTCGCGTAGCGCCTGAACGGAGGCCTGGTAGACCCGATCCTCGAGTCCATCCGGCGCGTCGACGGGGAGTGCGCGTAGCTGATCGGCCACGCCGCGAACGTCCTCGGGCAGGCGCTCGGAATCGTGCTCGTGATGGTGTTGGTTGAAAGACGCCATGGAAACCCCTCCGATTCAATCCGACCAACGCCGCCGACGCCACTTTAATGCACGCTCGGGCGTCCGAAAACGCTCTACGCGGTCGATTCCTCTGCCTCGGCCGCCTCCAACACGGCCCGCAACTTCCGCAGCGCCCGGTGGTGACGGGCCAGGACCGTTCCCAGCGGCTGCCCGAGCATCTCGGCGATCTGCTTGAAGCTCATGTCGGCCCGATGACGCAGCTCGATGACCTCTCGGTCTGCCGGGGGCAGGCCCGCCAGGGCGACCCGAAGGCCATCGGTTTCTTCGTGTTCGGTCGGGGCGCCGGCTTGCAGGCCCTCGGCGGCGTCTCCGAGGTCGTGGGTCGCGTGCCGCTTGCGGGCCCGGGCGTCGTCGCGCAGGCGGTTCATGGCGATGCGGAAGAGCCAAGCCTCGAACCTGCCCTGCTCCTGGTAGCGGCCCTGGCCCAGCACGCGGGCGACCGTCACGAACACGCTCTGGGTGATCTCTTCGGCCCGGGCCGGGTCGCACCCGCGGCTGCGGAGCAGGCCGAAGACGCGGCGGGCGTACTCGGCCACGATCTCGCGCCAGGCGTCTTCATCGCCGTCGGCAGCGCGCAGCACGAGCTCGCGGGCGTGCGCCTCGCGTTCGTCCGGCGCGTCCTGTCGTTCTCGGTCCTCGCTGGGCATGCCCGCTCGATTCCCCGCGTCGGGAGCAACGCCCGCCGCGTCCGCCCGATTGCATCGGCCGCCGGCTAGCCTGAGCATCATGCTGGCCTACACCGTCACCGCGACCACCACCGACCCCGCCGAGGCCGAGCGATTCATCGACTGGCTGGCCGGCGACCCCGACGCCGGCCGCACCGGGCACGCCGCCGACGTCGTCGAGGCCGGCGGCATCAGCGCCCAGATCGTTCGTGTCGAAGGCGGGCCGGGCGAGCCCATCCGCGTCGAGTGCCGGTACGTGTTCGAATCCGCCGAGGAGTTCGCCCGGTACGAGCAGGGCCCGGCCGTGCCGCTGCGGGCCGAGGGCAAGGAACTCTTCCCGCCCGACGGCCCCCTGAAGCTCGGCCGGAGCGTGGGCGAGGTGGTGATCGAGGCTGGCCTCGCCCGATAGGCTGGACTGCGGGACGCCCTGATCCTGCCGAAGGGCGAACGCCGGACGCCCCGGGTCCGTAGTCAGGCGTCAAGCGTGCCCGGCGCCGCATCGATGCGGCCGCCGCTACCTCCGGAGCCCCGACTTGCCAGAACCCGACGAGCGGCTATTCGAGCAGTATCGTGCGGGCGACCTCGACGCGTTCCGGCGGCTCGTCGAGCGTTATCGGAACGATCTCGTCCGGTTCCTTTACCGCCTCACCGGCTCGGCCCACGCCGCCGAGGACGTGTTCCAGGACACGTTTTTGCAGGTTCACACGTCGGCGGCCAGCTTCGATACTTCTCGGAGGTTCAAGCCGTGGTTATTCACGATCGCGGCGAACAAGGGGCGGGACTACCTGCGTAAGAAGGGCCGGCGGCCGGCGAGTGAACTCAACGCGCCGATCGCCAGCGACGGCGAGGGGGCCACCTTCATCGACCTGCTCGAGGTCGAGATTCCCCCTCCCGACGCGGGACTGGAGCGTGCGGAGCTGGAGCGCCTCGTGCAGGACGCGGTGCAGCGGCTCTCGCCCACGCTCAGGGAGATTTTGCTCTTGGCCTACTTCCAGCGGCTCAGCTACGCCCAGATCGCCGACGACCTGGAGATCCCCCTGGGGACGGTCAAGAGCAGGCTGCACGCGGCCGTGGCGTCGTTCGCCAAGCACTGGAAGGCCGTGATGCACGAGAACAACCTGACCGAGCAGGGCCACGACCTCAAGCGGGCCGGCGGCGAAGCGGGGGGCACGGCCCGATGACACGCGAGGACGACGCACCGATCAATCCCGAGCTTGCCGGCGAGGCCCGGTTGGGCGAGGCCGACGTTCGTGCGGTCGATCGCTGGATCGACGGCGAGTCGCCTGCCGACGCCCGCGAGCACCGGCTGGACGCGTTGCTCGCACTCCTGAACGCCGAGAGCGCGATCTCGGCCGACTCGACCCTGACCGACCTGACCATGCTGCGTGTGCTTCGGGCCAGCGGCTCGGGCGTGTCGAGCGATGCGGCCGAGGCCCAGCCCGAGCTGAACCCGATGGACGGCGAGGCCCTCGACGCCTGGATGCTGGCCGGCGGCGCGGTCGATCGCGTGCCGGCCCCACTGCGCGAGCGGGCCGAGCGGTTGCACGGCATGGCGACCCTGGTGAGCCAGGGGTCGCAGCCCGAGGCGTCGAGCGACCTCGTCGACAAGCTCATGACCCGCGTGGCGGCGACGCCTGCGCAGCAGCGGCCCGACCCGCAGCCCGAGATTGCCGGCCGCATCCGCCTGGCCGACCTGATGTCGATCGCGGCGGTGCTGGTAGTGGGCGTGTCGGTCATCTGGCCCATGCTCAGCTCGATGCGCGAGGCCCACTACCGCACCGTGAGCTCGGCCCGCATGGCGGCCGTGGGCAACGGCATGGCCGCGTACGCGGGCAACTACGGCGCGCTGCCGCAGGCCTCGGCCTCGCTGGCGGGCAACCCGTGGTGGGAGGTGGGCGAGAACCCGGCCCACTCGAACTCGGCCAACCTGTTCACGCTGGCCCGCGACCGGTTCGTGGAGCTCGCCCAGCTCGCCAGCCCGACCAACCCGCAGGCGCCCACGAGCGTGACGGGCGAGGACGCCACCGACTGGGGCTCGCTCGACGAGGTGTCGTACAGCTACCTGAACATGTTCGGCCGCGGTGGCCGGGACGGCGGGGCCTCGCTGCTGACGCCCCGCAGCGCGGTGCTGGCGGATCGCTCGCCCATCGTGCC
This Phycisphaerales bacterium DNA region includes the following protein-coding sequences:
- a CDS encoding sigma-70 family RNA polymerase sigma factor; translated protein: MPEPDERLFEQYRAGDLDAFRRLVERYRNDLVRFLYRLTGSAHAAEDVFQDTFLQVHTSAASFDTSRRFKPWLFTIAANKGRDYLRKKGRRPASELNAPIASDGEGATFIDLLEVEIPPPDAGLERAELERLVQDAVQRLSPTLREILLLAYFQRLSYAQIADDLEIPLGTVKSRLHAAVASFAKHWKAVMHENNLTEQGHDLKRAGGEAGGTAR
- a CDS encoding biopolymer transporter ExbD is translated as MRVRPPSYRDEAGDLPLTPLIDVVFLLLIYFMVTATITPPESRVASTLQGERGAGQARDLKPQILTVDLTDGVVTYRMGSRVFADRDALAAALEQLPKEGGLFVRVTDRAPWSAVAGVMQDALDAGFVKRTYVPAD
- the metG gene encoding methionine--tRNA ligase subunit beta: MSESPQAAEAAKPDAAETESPFKPEIVFEDFARVDLRVAKILEAVDHPKADRLLKLTLDDGSGTPRQICAGIKGHYDPADLVGKSIVVVANLAPRQLRGEESRGMLLAGSDAAKGQEERTVVLLSPMADLPPGSIVS
- a CDS encoding sigma-70 family RNA polymerase sigma factor gives rise to the protein MPSEDRERQDAPDEREAHARELVLRAADGDEDAWREIVAEYARRVFGLLRSRGCDPARAEEITQSVFVTVARVLGQGRYQEQGRFEAWLFRIAMNRLRDDARARKRHATHDLGDAAEGLQAGAPTEHEETDGLRVALAGLPPADREVIELRHRADMSFKQIAEMLGQPLGTVLARHHRALRKLRAVLEAAEAEESTA